Proteins encoded within one genomic window of Pigmentiphaga sp. H8:
- the groES gene encoding co-chaperone GroES gives MALRPLHDRVIVKRLDNERKTASGIVIPDSAAEKPDQGEVLAVGPGKKTEDGKVLPVDVKVGDKVLFGKYAGQAVKVDGDELLVIREEEILAVIQ, from the coding sequence ATGGCCCTCCGTCCCCTGCACGATCGCGTGATCGTCAAGCGCCTGGACAACGAGCGTAAAACCGCGTCCGGCATCGTCATCCCCGACAGCGCGGCCGAAAAGCCCGACCAGGGCGAAGTGCTGGCCGTCGGCCCGGGCAAGAAGACCGAAGACGGCAAAGTGCTGCCGGTCGACGTCAAGGTCGGCGACAAGGTCCTGTTCGGCAAGTACGCCGGCCAGGCCGTGAAAGTCGACGGCGACGAACTGCTCGTCATCCGTGAAGAAGAAATCCTGGCGGTGATCCAGTAA
- a CDS encoding HdeD family acid-resistance protein, whose translation MIQLALLLFGAGFVRRNIHLLILVGLVWAALGVVITLDGVDGARYFPLTLFGALLLLESLVTLTVAGSGMGAQKAVLAFKGGIFLLVALLILAGGSISNLLLAIILGLTYFVLGVFQIASAWVLRYDRWRLSVLGGCAQVLFGLFLFQPYPTHYAGTVSYFIGITMLVAGVNTMRVAARARKLSEQSSMFDLLAPVDLRGTNAGEPPPAQQPAPDGPLTVHVWTPEGSAKDKTVSRPVFNRYIAAVDVQGVISTGHAAMEVPPSTYISLYPAVDIDRSPSEFFNLLKAVKENDVPGKFQPDYATESKAWCPSNWQVRFERYDHQKLQDFWLRYRGQEIYNLTRRNCSSSVSYALESALDGVLDDRSRSVRQVLRTLLMPELWIAAQVRQRAQVMAWTPGLTLDYSRALRAVIHPVQQSWFSRFLAAATRMTSRSGA comes from the coding sequence ATGATCCAGCTCGCCCTGCTTCTGTTCGGCGCCGGCTTCGTCCGCAGGAACATCCATCTGCTCATCCTGGTCGGCCTCGTCTGGGCCGCCCTGGGCGTGGTCATCACCCTGGACGGCGTGGACGGCGCGCGCTACTTCCCCCTGACGCTATTCGGCGCGCTGCTGCTGTTGGAAAGCCTGGTCACGCTGACGGTCGCCGGCAGCGGCATGGGCGCCCAGAAAGCGGTGCTGGCCTTCAAGGGCGGCATCTTCCTGCTGGTCGCCCTGCTGATCCTGGCCGGCGGATCCATCAGCAACCTGCTGCTGGCCATCATCCTGGGCCTGACCTACTTCGTGCTGGGCGTGTTCCAGATCGCCTCGGCCTGGGTGCTGCGCTACGACCGCTGGCGCCTGTCCGTGCTGGGCGGCTGCGCCCAGGTCCTGTTCGGCCTGTTCCTGTTCCAGCCCTACCCCACCCACTACGCCGGCACCGTCTCGTACTTCATCGGCATCACCATGCTGGTCGCCGGCGTCAACACCATGCGGGTGGCCGCCCGGGCGCGGAAGCTGAGCGAGCAGTCGTCCATGTTCGACCTGCTGGCGCCCGTGGATCTGCGCGGGACGAACGCCGGCGAGCCGCCGCCCGCGCAGCAGCCGGCGCCCGACGGCCCCTTGACCGTCCACGTCTGGACCCCGGAAGGCTCGGCCAAGGACAAGACCGTGTCGCGGCCGGTGTTCAACCGCTACATCGCCGCCGTCGACGTGCAGGGCGTGATCTCGACCGGGCACGCCGCCATGGAAGTCCCGCCTTCGACCTACATCAGCCTGTACCCCGCGGTGGACATCGACCGATCGCCGTCCGAGTTCTTCAATCTATTGAAGGCGGTCAAGGAGAACGACGTCCCGGGCAAGTTCCAGCCCGACTACGCGACCGAGTCCAAGGCCTGGTGCCCGTCGAACTGGCAGGTCAGGTTCGAGCGGTACGACCACCAGAAGCTCCAGGACTTCTGGCTGCGCTACCGCGGCCAGGAAATCTACAACCTGACGCGGCGCAACTGCTCCAGCTCCGTTTCCTACGCGCTGGAATCCGCCCTGGACGGCGTGCTGGACGACCGCAGCCGCAGCGTGCGGCAGGTGCTGCGCACCCTGTTGATGCCCGAACTGTGGATCGCCGCGCAGGTGCGCCAACGCGCCCAGGTCATGGCCTGGACCCCCGGCCTGACGCTGGACTACAGCCGCGCCCTGCGCGCGGTCATCCACCCGGTCCAGCAATCCTGGTTCTCGCGCTTCCTGGCGGCCGCCACGCGGATGACCTCGCGTAGCGGGGCCTGA
- the groL gene encoding chaperonin GroEL (60 kDa chaperone family; promotes refolding of misfolded polypeptides especially under stressful conditions; forms two stacked rings of heptamers to form a barrel-shaped 14mer; ends can be capped by GroES; misfolded proteins enter the barrel where they are refolded when GroES binds), translating into MAAKQVQFGDDARARVVRGVNVLANAVKVTLGPKGRNVVLERSFGAPTVTKDGVSVAKEIELKDKFENLGAQLVKEVASKTSDNAGDGTTTATVLAQAIVHEGQKYVTAGLNPMDLKRGIDKAVAAAIEELKKISKPCSSSKEIAQVGSISANSDSSIGQIIADAMEKVGKEGVITVEDGKSLDNELDVVEGMQFDRGYLSPYFINNPDKQVAALDDPFVLIHDKKISNIRELLPVLEQVAKSSRPLLIIAEDVDGEALATLVVNNIRGILKTTAVKAPGFGDRRKAMLEDIAILTGGTVISEETGLSLEKATLQELGQAKRIEVAKENTTIIDGAGDSKAIEARVKQIRTQIEEATSDYDREKLQERVAKLAGGVAVIKVGAATEVEMKEKKARVEDALHATRAAVEEGVVPGGGVALLRAKQAIKDTKGANADQDAGIKIVLRAIEEPLRTIVANAGDEPSVIVNNVLNGKGNYGYNAATGEYGDMVEAGVLDPTKVTRTALQNAASVASLLLTTEATVVELVEDKPAAPAPGGMGGMGGMGGMDF; encoded by the coding sequence ATGGCTGCCAAACAAGTCCAGTTCGGTGATGACGCCCGCGCCCGCGTCGTCCGCGGCGTGAACGTCCTCGCCAACGCCGTCAAGGTCACCCTCGGTCCCAAGGGCCGCAACGTGGTTCTGGAGCGCTCCTTCGGCGCCCCCACCGTCACCAAGGACGGCGTGTCCGTCGCCAAGGAAATCGAACTGAAGGACAAGTTCGAGAACCTGGGCGCCCAGCTCGTCAAGGAAGTGGCCTCCAAGACCAGCGACAACGCCGGTGACGGCACCACCACCGCCACCGTGCTGGCCCAGGCCATCGTGCACGAAGGCCAGAAGTACGTGACCGCCGGCCTGAACCCGATGGACCTGAAGCGCGGCATCGACAAGGCCGTCGCCGCCGCCATCGAAGAACTGAAGAAGATCAGCAAGCCCTGCTCGTCGAGCAAGGAAATCGCCCAGGTCGGCTCGATCTCGGCCAACAGCGATTCGTCGATCGGCCAGATCATCGCCGACGCGATGGAAAAAGTGGGCAAGGAAGGCGTCATCACCGTCGAAGACGGCAAGTCGCTGGACAATGAACTGGACGTCGTCGAAGGCATGCAATTCGACCGCGGCTACCTGTCGCCCTACTTCATCAACAACCCCGACAAGCAAGTCGCTGCCCTGGACGATCCCTTCGTCCTGATCCACGACAAGAAGATCAGCAACATCCGCGAACTGCTGCCCGTCCTGGAACAAGTCGCCAAGTCGAGCCGCCCGCTGCTGATCATCGCTGAAGACGTCGACGGCGAAGCCCTGGCCACCCTGGTCGTCAACAACATCCGCGGCATCCTGAAGACCACCGCCGTCAAGGCCCCGGGCTTCGGCGACCGCCGCAAGGCCATGCTGGAAGACATCGCCATCCTGACCGGCGGCACCGTGATCTCGGAAGAGACCGGCCTGTCGCTGGAAAAGGCCACCCTGCAAGAGCTGGGCCAGGCCAAGCGCATCGAAGTGGCCAAGGAAAACACCACGATCATCGACGGCGCCGGCGACAGCAAGGCCATCGAGGCCCGCGTCAAGCAGATCCGCACCCAGATCGAAGAAGCGACCTCGGACTACGACCGTGAAAAACTGCAAGAGCGCGTGGCCAAGCTGGCCGGCGGTGTTGCCGTGATCAAGGTCGGTGCTGCCACCGAAGTCGAAATGAAGGAAAAGAAGGCTCGCGTCGAAGACGCCCTGCACGCCACGCGTGCCGCGGTGGAAGAAGGCGTGGTGCCCGGAGGCGGCGTGGCCCTGCTGCGTGCCAAGCAAGCCATCAAGGACACCAAGGGTGCCAACGCCGACCAGGACGCCGGCATCAAGATCGTCCTGCGCGCCATTGAAGAGCCGCTGCGCACCATCGTCGCCAACGCCGGCGACGAGCCCAGCGTCATCGTCAACAACGTGCTGAACGGCAAGGGCAACTACGGCTACAACGCCGCCACCGGCGAATACGGCGACATGGTCGAAGCCGGCGTGCTGGACCCCACCAAGGTCACCCGCACCGCCCTGCAGAACGCCGCCTCGGTTGCTTCGCTGCTGCTGACGACGGAAGCCACCGTGGTCGAGCTGGTCGAAGACAAGCCCGCTGCTCCCGCCCCCGGCGGCATGGGTGGCATGGGCGGTATGGGTGGCATGGACTTCTAA